Proteins co-encoded in one Streptomyces sp. NBC_01283 genomic window:
- a CDS encoding MarR family winged helix-turn-helix transcriptional regulator, with protein sequence MATTSSRTPRTDPLTLEVVELIGTVVARYHEEYDAAAGKHALTGAQARVLGLLSLDPLPMRRIAQKLKCEPSNITGIVDRLEARGLVERRPDPADRRVKLAAPTEEGLTVARSLRESLDFAREPLAELSREERLSLRGLLRRMVGEDAG encoded by the coding sequence ATGGCCACCACCAGCTCCCGCACCCCGCGCACGGATCCCCTGACGCTCGAAGTCGTCGAGCTCATCGGCACGGTCGTCGCGCGCTACCACGAGGAGTACGACGCGGCGGCGGGCAAGCACGCCCTCACCGGGGCGCAGGCACGTGTACTGGGTCTGTTGTCCCTCGATCCGCTGCCCATGCGCCGGATAGCACAGAAGCTGAAGTGTGAGCCGTCGAACATCACGGGGATCGTCGACCGCCTGGAGGCGCGCGGCCTCGTCGAGCGGCGGCCCGACCCGGCCGACCGCCGCGTGAAGCTGGCGGCGCCGACGGAGGAGGGCCTCACCGTCGCCCGCAGCCTGCGCGAGTCCCTCGACTTCGCGCGGGAGCCGCTGGCCGAGCTCTCCCGCGAGGAGCGGCTCTCGCTGCGCGGGCTGCTCCGGAGGATGGTCGGCGAGGACGCCGGCTGA
- a CDS encoding NADP-dependent oxidoreductase has protein sequence MSVTPEAPGSAQLPAVSREWHLVRRPHGWPVPEDFALREAPVSAPADGQVLVRNLHFSVDPYMRGRMNDVKSYTPPFQLDQPMQGGAVGEVIASNAEGLAVGDHVLHFAGWRDYATVPAKHAVKVDAQAAPLSAYLGVLGMPGLTAYAGLFEVASFKEGDAVFVSGAAGAVGSQVGQMAKLKGASRVIGSAGSDEKVKHLVEELGFDAAFNYKDPRPVVEQLKEAAPDGIDVYFDNVGGEHLEAAISRMNVHGRATICGMIAGYNDTEPTPGPRNMAMIIGKRLRLQGILVGDHEALQPQFVSEVGAWIRSGELKYNETFVEGVENGVEAFLGMLRGENTGKMVVSLV, from the coding sequence ATGTCCGTCACCCCCGAGGCCCCCGGGTCCGCGCAGCTCCCCGCCGTCAGCCGCGAGTGGCACCTGGTGCGCCGTCCGCACGGCTGGCCGGTCCCGGAGGACTTCGCCCTGCGCGAGGCCCCGGTTTCCGCCCCGGCCGACGGCCAGGTCCTGGTCCGCAACCTGCACTTCTCCGTGGACCCGTACATGCGGGGCCGGATGAACGACGTGAAGTCGTACACCCCGCCGTTCCAGCTCGACCAGCCCATGCAGGGCGGTGCGGTCGGCGAGGTCATCGCGTCGAACGCCGAGGGCCTGGCCGTGGGCGACCATGTCCTGCACTTCGCGGGCTGGCGCGATTACGCGACCGTCCCGGCCAAGCACGCCGTCAAGGTGGACGCCCAGGCCGCGCCGCTGTCGGCGTACCTCGGTGTGCTCGGCATGCCGGGCCTGACGGCCTACGCCGGACTCTTCGAGGTCGCCTCCTTCAAGGAGGGCGACGCGGTGTTCGTCTCCGGCGCCGCGGGTGCCGTCGGCTCCCAGGTCGGCCAGATGGCCAAGCTCAAGGGTGCCTCGCGCGTCATCGGCTCGGCGGGCTCGGACGAGAAGGTGAAGCACCTCGTCGAGGAGCTCGGCTTCGACGCCGCGTTCAACTACAAGGACCCGCGCCCGGTCGTGGAGCAGCTGAAGGAGGCGGCCCCCGACGGCATCGACGTCTACTTCGACAACGTCGGCGGCGAGCACCTCGAAGCGGCCATCAGCCGCATGAACGTGCACGGCCGCGCCACCATCTGCGGCATGATCGCGGGTTACAACGACACCGAGCCGACGCCGGGCCCGCGCAACATGGCCATGATCATCGGTAAGCGCCTGCGCCTGCAGGGCATCCTCGTCGGGGACCACGAGGCGCTGCAGCCGCAGTTCGTCTCCGAGGTCGGCGCGTGGATCCGCTCCGGTGAGCTCAAGTACAACGAGACGTTCGTCGAGGGCGTGGAGAACGGCGTCGAGGCCTTCCTCGGCATGCTGCGCGGCGAGAACACCGGAAAGATGGTCGTTTCCCTCGTCTGA
- a CDS encoding organic hydroperoxide resistance protein: MSIQKIDVKYTAVATAENGRDGRVATDDGKLDVVVNPPKEMGGSGAGTNPEQLFAAGYSACFQGALGVVARKENADISGSTVTAKVGIGQTEAGGFGLEVAISASIPNVDAATAQSLIEKAHQVCPYSSATRDNIKVELSVA, encoded by the coding sequence ATGTCCATCCAGAAGATCGACGTCAAGTACACCGCCGTCGCCACCGCCGAGAACGGCCGTGACGGCCGCGTCGCCACCGATGACGGCAAGCTCGACGTCGTCGTCAACCCGCCGAAGGAGATGGGCGGCAGCGGCGCCGGCACCAACCCCGAGCAGCTCTTCGCGGCCGGCTACAGCGCCTGCTTCCAGGGCGCCCTCGGCGTGGTCGCCCGCAAGGAGAACGCCGACATCTCCGGCTCGACCGTGACCGCCAAGGTCGGCATAGGCCAGACCGAGGCCGGCGGCTTCGGCCTGGAGGTCGCCATCAGCGCCTCCATCCCGAACGTGGACGCGGCCACCGCGCAGTCCCTCATCGAGAAGGCGCACCAGGTGTGCCCGTACTCGAGCGCCACGCGCGACAACATCAAGGTGGAGCTCTCGGTCGCCTGA
- a CDS encoding serine hydrolase domain-containing protein, giving the protein MTREIKVQGTVAAGYEAVREEFAALLAGEKPDHASQLSAHVRGKQVVDLWVGPDTDGDTLFGVYSSTKGAAYLTVALLVQDGTLDLDREVAHYWPEFAAEGKAGVTLRELLSHRAGVVGADGGLTPEEVADDRAVAARAAAQRPYWRPGTAFGYHALTIGAMAGEVVLRATGRTLHETYEELVRAPYGLDFYLGLPEALEPRFRSVLPMMPSPAERAILDAEPPQPGSLNSIAFNRNGVRPTDLETLPNSRLVRAKGPASVGGVASARGLARMYAAAVTGLDGREPLLKADTVAEFGQIHSHGYDLVSRAHKAFGVGFQSVADAWYPYLGAGSIGHKGAGGSQSFADPRSGLAYGYTRRRFAFPPGSVPEDDRLVRAIHTAAVTG; this is encoded by the coding sequence ATGACTCGTGAGATCAAGGTGCAAGGCACCGTCGCAGCCGGATACGAAGCCGTGCGGGAGGAGTTCGCCGCCCTGCTCGCCGGGGAGAAGCCCGATCACGCCTCGCAGCTCTCCGCCCACGTGCGGGGGAAGCAGGTCGTCGACCTGTGGGTGGGGCCCGACACCGACGGCGACACCCTCTTCGGCGTCTACTCGTCCACGAAGGGCGCGGCGTATCTCACCGTGGCCCTGCTCGTCCAGGACGGCACCCTGGATCTCGACCGCGAAGTGGCCCACTACTGGCCGGAGTTCGCCGCCGAGGGCAAGGCGGGCGTCACCCTGCGCGAGCTCCTCTCGCATCGCGCGGGCGTCGTGGGGGCCGACGGCGGCCTCACTCCCGAGGAGGTCGCCGACGACCGTGCCGTCGCCGCCCGGGCCGCGGCCCAGCGCCCGTACTGGCGCCCCGGCACCGCCTTCGGCTACCACGCCCTGACCATCGGCGCGATGGCCGGCGAGGTCGTCCTGCGGGCCACCGGGCGGACGCTGCACGAGACGTACGAGGAGCTCGTCCGCGCCCCGTACGGCCTTGACTTCTACCTGGGGCTGCCCGAGGCCCTCGAGCCCCGGTTCCGCTCCGTCCTGCCGATGATGCCCTCCCCCGCGGAGCGCGCGATCCTCGACGCGGAGCCGCCGCAGCCGGGCAGCCTGAACTCCATCGCCTTCAACCGCAACGGCGTGCGGCCCACCGACCTGGAGACGCTGCCCAATTCACGCCTGGTGCGTGCCAAGGGCCCCGCCTCCGTCGGCGGTGTCGCGTCCGCGCGCGGCCTCGCCCGGATGTACGCGGCGGCGGTCACCGGGCTCGACGGGCGTGAGCCGCTACTCAAGGCGGACACCGTGGCCGAGTTCGGGCAGATCCATTCCCACGGGTACGACCTGGTGTCGCGGGCCCACAAGGCGTTCGGGGTGGGCTTCCAGAGCGTCGCCGACGCCTGGTACCCGTACCTCGGCGCGGGGTCCATCGGGCACAAGGGCGCGGGCGGCTCGCAGTCCTTCGCCGATCCGCGCAGCGGGCTCGCCTACGGCTACACGCGGCGCCGGTTCGCCTTCCCCCCAGGGTCGGTCCCGGAGGACGACCGGCTCGTGCGGGCGATCCACACGGCCGCGGTCACCGGCTGA
- a CDS encoding M14 family zinc carboxypeptidase produces the protein MAISRPSRPVLLTTLASAGALVLTTLAPGSATADPGPHGRDIHREGAPLSSTERAARSPESAADRALGPAASPGLDTGPGAGKNRGYPREQKLTAPPANPDDKSIKLGLAPYHSLAPKLNDIQGIGDRVSVEIAGRSAGGHQLYMVTVTAPESAKETARQERMRELIENAPGAAAKDPAVKSSYKTPVFINNNIHGNEWEGTDAALRLIEKLAKAKDDKTKDLLAHNRLYFNVTANPDGRIAGTRENANGFDLNRDFITASQPEVRAMRQIAIDKQPAVMIDLHGYVNGTLIEPTTPPHGENYEYDLFLKNSYANALGMEAAVNGLGYTPEKDGVEPAIIPFRDQEEGWDDWPPIFTPQYMPFHGAVAAHTIEFPMTVNNEEYDELPVPELRRRSAINVDIAGAAMSATLKYTQENRTSVIADQIETFRRGATGAKQVPVSPETVPGVPGIGPEDVYTTDFPRAYVIPRGKGKGERGQRSAAAASRLVEHLLANDVHVRRATRDFRLGGTSYGAGSYVIDMRQPKRGIANVMLADGRDISDKVSTMYDISGWSLGRLWGATVDSVKGGSLTGVRTRVVDEASRVGYVAPRGNLRLRLDDAREVAALNWLTDKGVSVRRADDGSVIVPSASRGAAAAAAKKYDVAFDATRVKGGAVVHRTRVAAAVTPGELFALREMNFDVVPVSTEVLNAGFDWKKSGADALFVSAGLAYGELNAGAKAGLDAFLAGGGGLVGRGAEGAALNSAAKLLSVKAVSGNGDANGVVRVVNAGGPVTGGAIEHSFVYAPMWFTGLGSGVRVDQSYGAGNPLLSGHWRAVEGGGGGPSDAAGKASVVSGAAAGSHVVLFGTEPLFRDHPKGVFPQVGRALLSVDRG, from the coding sequence ATGGCGATATCCCGGCCATCGAGACCCGTTCTGCTCACCACCCTCGCCTCGGCGGGCGCCCTTGTTCTCACCACGCTCGCCCCGGGCAGCGCGACCGCGGATCCCGGCCCGCACGGCCGCGACATCCACCGCGAGGGCGCGCCCCTCAGCTCCACCGAGCGGGCCGCGAGGAGCCCGGAGAGCGCCGCCGACCGAGCCTTGGGGCCCGCGGCCTCCCCCGGGCTCGATACCGGCCCCGGCGCCGGCAAGAACCGCGGCTATCCGCGCGAGCAGAAGCTCACCGCGCCTCCCGCCAATCCGGACGACAAGTCGATAAAGCTGGGTCTGGCGCCGTATCACTCCCTGGCCCCGAAGCTGAATGACATCCAGGGCATCGGCGACCGCGTCAGCGTGGAGATCGCGGGCCGTTCGGCGGGCGGTCACCAGCTGTACATGGTGACGGTCACCGCCCCCGAGTCCGCGAAGGAGACCGCCCGCCAAGAGCGGATGCGCGAGCTCATCGAGAACGCGCCGGGCGCCGCAGCGAAGGATCCGGCGGTCAAGTCCTCGTACAAGACGCCGGTCTTCATCAACAACAACATCCACGGCAACGAGTGGGAGGGCACGGACGCCGCCCTCAGGCTCATCGAGAAGCTCGCGAAGGCCAAGGACGACAAGACCAAGGACCTGCTCGCGCACAACCGGCTGTACTTCAACGTCACGGCCAACCCCGACGGCCGCATCGCGGGCACCCGCGAGAACGCCAACGGCTTCGACCTCAACCGCGACTTCATCACCGCCTCGCAGCCCGAGGTCCGCGCGATGCGGCAGATCGCGATCGACAAGCAGCCCGCGGTCATGATCGACCTGCACGGGTACGTCAACGGCACGCTGATCGAGCCGACGACTCCCCCGCACGGCGAGAACTACGAGTACGACCTCTTCCTCAAGAACTCCTACGCCAACGCGCTGGGCATGGAGGCCGCGGTCAACGGCCTCGGCTACACGCCCGAGAAGGACGGCGTCGAACCGGCGATCATCCCCTTCCGCGACCAGGAGGAGGGCTGGGACGACTGGCCGCCGATCTTCACCCCGCAGTACATGCCGTTCCACGGCGCGGTCGCCGCGCACACCATCGAGTTCCCCATGACCGTCAACAACGAGGAGTACGACGAGCTGCCGGTGCCGGAGCTGCGGCGGCGGTCCGCGATCAACGTGGACATCGCGGGCGCCGCGATGTCGGCGACGCTCAAGTACACCCAGGAAAACCGGACTTCGGTCATCGCGGATCAGATCGAGACGTTCCGGCGGGGCGCGACGGGCGCGAAGCAGGTGCCGGTGTCGCCGGAGACCGTGCCCGGGGTGCCCGGCATCGGTCCGGAGGACGTCTACACGACCGACTTCCCGCGTGCGTACGTGATTCCGCGAGGCAAGGGGAAGGGTGAGCGCGGGCAGCGCTCGGCCGCTGCCGCCTCGCGGCTCGTGGAGCATCTGCTCGCCAATGACGTCCACGTCCGCAGGGCTACAAGGGACTTCAGGCTCGGCGGGACGTCGTACGGCGCGGGTTCGTATGTCATCGACATGCGTCAGCCCAAGCGCGGGATCGCCAATGTGATGCTCGCCGATGGGCGCGACATCAGCGACAAGGTGTCGACGATGTACGACATCTCGGGGTGGAGCCTCGGGCGGTTGTGGGGCGCGACGGTGGACTCGGTGAAGGGCGGCTCGCTGACCGGTGTGCGGACACGGGTCGTGGACGAGGCCTCCCGGGTCGGGTATGTCGCGCCGCGCGGGAATCTCCGTCTGCGGCTGGACGACGCGCGTGAGGTGGCTGCCCTCAACTGGCTCACGGACAAGGGTGTTTCCGTGCGCCGGGCCGATGACGGCAGCGTGATCGTGCCGTCGGCGTCGCGGGGTGCGGCTGCCGCCGCGGCGAAGAAGTACGACGTCGCCTTCGACGCGACCAGGGTGAAGGGCGGAGCCGTCGTCCACCGCACGCGGGTGGCCGCGGCCGTCACTCCCGGCGAGCTGTTCGCGCTACGGGAGATGAACTTCGACGTGGTGCCGGTCTCGACGGAGGTCCTCAACGCCGGGTTCGACTGGAAGAAGTCGGGTGCGGACGCGCTGTTCGTGTCGGCCGGGCTCGCCTACGGCGAGCTGAACGCCGGGGCCAAGGCCGGGCTCGACGCGTTCCTCGCCGGTGGGGGCGGGCTCGTCGGGCGTGGTGCGGAGGGGGCCGCGTTGAACTCCGCCGCGAAGCTGCTGTCCGTGAAGGCGGTCTCCGGGAACGGGGATGCCAATGGTGTGGTGCGGGTCGTCAATGCGGGCGGGCCCGTCACCGGCGGCGCGATCGAGCACTCCTTCGTGTACGCGCCCATGTGGTTCACGGGGCTTGGGAGCGGGGTGCGGGTGGATCAGTCCTACGGGGCCGGGAACCCGCTGCTGTCCGGGCACTGGCGAGCCGTGGAAGGCGGGGGCGGTGGGCCCTCCGATGCTGCGGGCAAGGCGTCTGTGGTGAGTGGGGCCGCTGCGGGGTCCCACGTGGTGCTCTTCGGCACCGAGCCGCTGTTCCGCGATCACCCCAAGGGGGTGTTCCCGCAGGTGGGGCGGGCTTTGCTGAGCGTGGACCGAGGCTAG
- a CDS encoding EI24 domain-containing protein yields the protein MRDLGRGFGYLMKGQRWVAQHGKQYGVGLLPGLITLLLYAAALVALALWGADFVGWATPFADNWSAPWLGLFRGFLTALLFALALLLSVITFTAVTLLVGQPFYESLSEKVDISVSGYAPESGLPLWRELWISARDSLRIVVRAVIWGILLFALGFIPVVGQTVVPVVGFCVTGFFLVEELTAVALQRRGVELRDRLALLRGRKQLAWGFGTPLAVAFLVPFVAVFLMPGAVAGATLMARELVGEDSGRAADDDDPRGAAGPAGPGGQPSATGGRS from the coding sequence ATGCGTGATCTGGGACGGGGCTTCGGCTACTTGATGAAGGGCCAGCGCTGGGTCGCCCAGCACGGCAAGCAGTACGGAGTCGGCCTGCTGCCCGGCCTGATCACCCTGCTTCTCTACGCGGCGGCGCTCGTCGCGCTCGCCCTCTGGGGCGCGGACTTCGTCGGCTGGGCGACGCCGTTCGCGGACAACTGGTCCGCGCCGTGGCTCGGCCTGTTCCGCGGCTTCCTCACGGCCCTGCTCTTCGCCCTCGCGCTCCTCCTCTCCGTGATCACCTTCACGGCGGTGACGCTCCTGGTGGGCCAGCCCTTCTACGAGTCGCTGTCGGAGAAGGTCGACATCTCCGTCTCCGGGTACGCCCCCGAGTCGGGCCTGCCGCTCTGGCGTGAACTGTGGATCTCCGCACGCGACAGCCTCCGTATCGTCGTACGGGCCGTGATCTGGGGCATCCTGCTCTTCGCCCTCGGCTTCATCCCGGTCGTCGGCCAGACCGTCGTCCCGGTGGTCGGCTTCTGCGTGACGGGCTTCTTCCTGGTCGAGGAGCTGACGGCGGTGGCGCTTCAGCGCCGGGGCGTCGAACTCCGCGACCGGCTGGCGCTCCTGCGCGGCCGCAAGCAGCTGGCCTGGGGCTTCGGCACTCCGCTCGCCGTGGCCTTCCTGGTCCCGTTCGTCGCGGTGTTCCTGATGCCGGGGGCGGTCGCGGGCGCGACGCTCATGGCGCGGGAGCTGGTCGGCGAGGACAGCGGGCGGGCCGCGGACGACGACGATCCGCGGGGCGCGGCCGGTCCGGCCGGCCCCGGCGGACAGCCGTCCGCTACCGGCGGGCGTTCATAG
- a CDS encoding pyroglutamyl peptidase produces the protein MSLTPPVSPRLAALGAALLLSLAATPASAAPAPAATTEEQRLDRAAPQEILRRSGFDAVAPEFARALDRAHSYGEARRIVERQGEALWRRAVDRAQGRGPAGGGAEALSRDDDRPLYWARLGMTRELRQWKPAGFGLGEARQGRLMRALEDASRGHDSVGYPKKDRAGHRLKRILVTGFDPFTLDRDVRISNPSGATALALDGAVIETADGPARVETVVFPVRWDDFAEGTVERTLRAHLPRVDLFTTISQGRAGRFDIERTNGAWRGGFPDNENLSRTETVPVTDPATQPQWTSTTLPYKEIVSAGTGRFPVYDNTSVTEIPAGRTDPVVRPDGPTDGSTAREGGGGNYLSNEIAYRATLLRDRLGLHDRLPGGHVHTPILQFGTGNTDPATGKITDAEFVRNRLDIIAQVRQILTTAMNARR, from the coding sequence GTGTCACTCACGCCCCCCGTCTCCCCGCGGCTCGCCGCGCTCGGTGCCGCCCTCCTGCTCTCCCTCGCCGCGACGCCCGCGTCGGCGGCCCCCGCACCGGCCGCCACCACCGAGGAGCAGCGCCTGGACCGGGCGGCCCCGCAGGAGATCCTGCGCCGCAGCGGATTCGACGCCGTGGCACCGGAGTTCGCGCGCGCCCTGGACCGCGCCCATTCGTACGGCGAGGCCAGGCGCATAGTCGAACGGCAGGGCGAGGCGCTGTGGCGGCGTGCCGTCGACCGGGCACAGGGGCGGGGACCCGCGGGGGGCGGGGCCGAGGCGCTGAGCCGGGACGACGACCGGCCGTTGTACTGGGCCAGGCTCGGCATGACGCGGGAGCTCCGGCAGTGGAAACCGGCCGGATTCGGACTGGGCGAGGCCCGGCAGGGACGGCTGATGCGGGCCCTTGAGGATGCCTCGCGCGGGCACGACTCCGTCGGTTACCCGAAGAAGGACCGCGCGGGCCACCGTCTCAAGCGCATCCTCGTCACCGGCTTCGACCCGTTCACGCTCGACCGGGACGTCCGCATCAGCAACCCGTCCGGCGCCACCGCCCTGGCGCTCGACGGCGCCGTCATCGAGACCGCCGACGGACCGGCCCGCGTGGAGACCGTCGTCTTCCCCGTCCGCTGGGACGACTTCGCCGAGGGAACGGTCGAGCGCACCCTGCGCGCCCATCTCCCCCGCGTGGACCTCTTCACCACCATCAGCCAGGGCCGCGCGGGACGCTTCGACATCGAGCGGACCAACGGGGCCTGGCGGGGCGGCTTCCCCGACAACGAGAACCTCTCGCGCACGGAGACCGTCCCGGTCACCGATCCGGCCACGCAGCCGCAGTGGACGTCCACGACCCTCCCGTACAAGGAGATCGTGAGCGCGGGGACGGGCCGCTTCCCGGTGTACGACAACACCTCGGTGACCGAGATCCCGGCGGGCCGGACCGATCCCGTGGTCCGTCCCGACGGGCCCACCGACGGATCGACGGCCCGTGAGGGCGGCGGCGGCAACTACCTGTCGAACGAGATCGCCTACCGGGCGACGCTGCTGCGCGACCGCCTCGGGCTGCACGACCGCCTGCCCGGGGGCCATGTGCACACGCCGATCCTGCAGTTCGGTACGGGCAACACGGACCCGGCCACGGGGAAGATCACCGATGCCGAGTTCGTGCGCAACCGCCTCGACATCATCGCGCAGGTACGGCAGATCCTGACGACGGCTATGAACGCCCGCCGGTAG
- a CDS encoding aminoglycoside phosphotransferase family protein: MSPAKMHAHEADIDTHLVRRLLAAQFPGWADLSVEPVESNGTVNAIYRLGDDMAVRLPRIEGGVEDVRREMRYLPGLASSLPLAIPAPLGEGEPGEGFPWPWYVYRWVEGENPVIGALAEPGLFAADLAEFVLALQRVDPADAPPAYRSGPLASRDADTREAISQLRGVIDTDAATAAWDTALSAPRWGGPPVWVHADLQPGNLLTSGGRLSAVIDFGCMGHGEPAVDLITAWSLLTAEARQEFRAALGVDDATWARGRGWALSIALIELPYYRTRNATITRTASHVIGEVLADHATVDH; this comes from the coding sequence ATGTCCCCCGCCAAGATGCACGCCCACGAAGCCGACATCGACACGCATCTCGTACGGCGGCTGCTCGCCGCGCAGTTTCCCGGCTGGGCGGACCTGAGTGTCGAGCCGGTCGAGTCCAACGGCACCGTCAACGCCATCTACCGCCTCGGCGACGACATGGCCGTCCGGCTTCCGCGCATCGAGGGCGGCGTCGAGGACGTACGGCGCGAGATGCGGTACCTGCCTGGACTGGCCTCCTCACTGCCCCTCGCGATTCCCGCGCCGCTGGGCGAGGGCGAGCCCGGGGAGGGCTTCCCCTGGCCCTGGTACGTGTACCGCTGGGTCGAGGGCGAGAATCCGGTGATCGGCGCTCTGGCCGAACCGGGGCTCTTCGCCGCCGACCTGGCGGAGTTCGTCCTCGCCCTGCAGCGCGTCGATCCCGCCGACGCGCCTCCCGCGTACCGCAGCGGGCCTCTCGCCTCCCGTGACGCCGACACCCGCGAGGCCATCTCGCAGCTGCGGGGCGTCATCGACACCGATGCCGCCACCGCCGCCTGGGACACCGCCCTGAGCGCCCCCCGGTGGGGCGGGCCGCCGGTCTGGGTCCACGCCGACCTGCAACCAGGGAATCTGCTCACCTCAGGCGGACGGCTCAGCGCCGTCATCGACTTCGGGTGCATGGGGCACGGCGAACCCGCCGTCGACCTGATCACCGCGTGGAGCCTGCTGACCGCGGAGGCGCGGCAGGAGTTCCGCGCCGCCCTGGGCGTCGACGACGCGACGTGGGCGCGAGGGCGTGGCTGGGCCCTGTCGATCGCTCTCATCGAGCTGCCGTACTACCGGACCAGGAACGCCACCATCACCAGGACCGCGAGCCATGTGATCGGTGAAGTGCTCGCGGATCACGCCACCGTGGATCACTAG
- a CDS encoding NAD(P)-dependent oxidoreductase gives MEKIAFLGLGHMGEPMERQLLAAGHPLTVWNRTAEKAEPLVKEGARLAADPAEAVRDADVVITMLAGPDAVRAVADAIVPELRAGTHWAEMSTVGPDVVRELGARVPDGVTLVDAPVMGSTDKAASGQLGILAGGDADGIERILARFGPVTRTGPLGSGAALKIVVNTAVIGGVVLVAEAMKLADALGLDEETAKGALAGGPLGGAVGRAFATDVHFGSDLAVKDVALATEVTRLPAMEAVLDHYKAAAADPDVVHEDIARAVGHIRSA, from the coding sequence ATGGAGAAGATCGCGTTTCTTGGACTGGGGCACATGGGCGAGCCGATGGAACGTCAACTCCTCGCGGCCGGTCATCCGTTGACGGTGTGGAACCGGACCGCCGAGAAGGCGGAGCCGCTCGTGAAGGAGGGGGCCCGGCTCGCCGCCGACCCGGCGGAAGCCGTGCGGGACGCCGATGTCGTCATCACCATGCTGGCGGGCCCCGACGCGGTGCGTGCCGTCGCCGACGCCATCGTGCCGGAGCTGAGGGCGGGGACCCACTGGGCGGAGATGTCCACCGTCGGGCCCGATGTCGTACGGGAGTTGGGGGCGAGGGTGCCGGACGGCGTGACTCTCGTCGACGCGCCCGTCATGGGGAGCACGGACAAGGCGGCGTCGGGACAGCTCGGCATTCTCGCGGGGGGCGACGCGGACGGGATCGAGCGGATCCTGGCCCGCTTCGGCCCGGTGACCCGTACGGGCCCGCTCGGTTCGGGGGCCGCGCTGAAGATCGTCGTCAACACCGCCGTCATCGGGGGCGTGGTCCTCGTGGCCGAGGCGATGAAACTGGCGGACGCGCTGGGCCTCGACGAGGAGACGGCCAAGGGAGCGCTCGCCGGGGGCCCGCTCGGGGGCGCGGTGGGCCGGGCCTTCGCCACCGATGTGCACTTCGGCAGCGACCTCGCCGTGAAGGACGTCGCGCTCGCGACAGAGGTCACCCGGCTCCCGGCGATGGAAGCGGTCCTCGACCACTACAAGGCCGCCGCCGCCGACCCGGACGTCGTCCACGAGGACATCGCGCGGGCGGTCGGCCACATCCGGTCGGCCTGA